The genomic segment ctactttactcattcctaggattactttcctcattcctaaaactactttactcattcctaggattactttcctcattcctaaaactactttactcattcctaggattactttactcattcctaaaactactttcctcattcctaaaactactttactcattcctaggattactttactcattcctaaaactactttactcattcctaaaactactttactcattcctaaaactactttactcattcctaaaactactttactcattcctaggattactttactcattcctaaaactactttactcattcctaaaactactttactcattcctaggattactttactcattcctaaaactactttactcattcctagaattactttactcattcctaaaactactttactcattcctaggattactttactcattcctaaaactactttactcattcctaggactacgtTCAGATTTGTgtccaatttaaaaaacaacacagatttAGTTTTTAGGGtaaactcagattttttttgttacctCTGGACAGTCACAGTGGTCAAATGAAGCCTGCAGGAAACATTTGGCAGCTGGTTTGTATTTTCGGGAGGCCAACTCAGCCAGTCCTACAACCACAAGAAGTAAAGTCAGATTTGTTCATGTCCACCCATTCAGCTGTGGAATAATACCCCTAAAGCCCATCACTCCAACCCCCCGACCCAGGTCCTTCATCGGTCATGTACACCACACAGTAGATGTGTACAAAAGGTCCATAGAGAACAAGATGTTGAGCTTCAACTGATGCAAACACTGAGACGTACAGTCAacctaaagcaggggtgtccagtgGCTGTTCTCGGGGGCCACATTCCTGCtggcttttgttgttttcctgctccaacacggTGACATTAACTtgtcagtcaggtgtgttggagcagggaaacaacaaaatcCTACCATATAGCAAAGTGTGACACTCCTGTCATAAAGCATGAACTAGTGCTCAGTGCAGGTGTGTGAGCTGGTTTTACCTGCAGCACACTTTAGCTTGGTGAGGACGGCCTGGTTCTGGCTGTCTCGCTCCCCTCGTTGCTGCAGACAAGGAAACAGTCAGCGGAGGACATTTCAGGAAGAAGATTCATAACACGTTAGAACTAAAGTCTGACCTCCGACCTGAGAATCTGAACCCCAACCAGAAATTCGGACCCCCGAATCCTGAGCCTGACCTTCGACCCTAGAGCCTGACCTTTGACCCCAGAGCCTGACCTCCGACCTGTGAGCTGCTGCTTACCTCGGCTATTTCTGGTGTGGACTCTGCTTTGTTCACGTAGCTCAGAACATGGGACCAGTTCTGGAGATAAACACTGACCTGGTGGACACAACACAGAACATGAACATCTTTATTTCATCTGTTTCAAACCATCATGTTACTAAGAGACAAACTTCTGCATCATATGTCTGATTTCAATCCTTCAAATATTCATTCACGGGaatggcttcatcatcatttgcaactccagctcagctgctttgtggcgccaccgtgcatcagaaacgtcttcttggctttattccagccatagaggagcattatttttcttcttttcacacacacatagaactttctgctcactggttgatctttggctgctcctgattggacgttaccgtcaatctaagctctctgattggtggaaagactgacaggaagtggcttcatcatcatgtataggtctaaatagaggtctcttagcaacatagtagtgatggtgatgtttttatgatgaaaactATGTGATGTGTACCTTAATCACATTCAGGCACATGTTAATAACATGTTTAGCGCTGGTGCAGTAGTCTCTTGCACGAGAGTAGCATTTCAGGGCGTTACTGAGGTCACCACAGTCCAGGTAGTGGTCTCCCAGGTCATCATGGCCTCTCCTGCAAGGGGGAAAGGAGGACCGGTGAGTACAGGAGAAGTAGTCGTTTTTAACGCCGACGGACCTGTAATCAGATGAAAAGTTATTCTAGGAAACCTAGGAAGTTTCTATGAGAtgcaacaaaattattttaattattctgaACTCCTGAAGCttcatttaacataaaaataaaaatttgaaaatttCAGGAAATTTTGATTGGTGTCAATGCAGCTCCTGCCCGGTCACATTCACATACATGTATTATGATGTCACAGGGAAGCAGCTGCTACCTGACTGGTATAATGACATAGGCAGGGCTAATGAGTGTGATGGAGGTGCTGCAGACAGACCGTGAGATGGAGACACAagtacagtgtgtgtgagagagaatgAGAAAAGAGGCACACGTGAAGGAGGAGAAAtagaggacatgtggcctgtatTAATGAGGACAAGAAAAATCCACAATATGAACGAACaggactgaatgaattaggtcaaaggtcaagtGGCTCCTCACAGCTGAGTGCACAgtgagtcgtcatgacaacggccCCCACCTTTGCTGACAGACACCGACAGTTAGACACTTATGCGGGAGGTGTACTGGGTGGTTGTGCATCACGCCACAGCTGTGCCGCGGTTTTGTTCTGACCTGCGTGGcacaagattctccacttcAGGATAAACGTCTCTTCTTCTATGATGTCAAACAAAAATACTGTTACCCCCCTGACCAGTTAAAcatgtaatgttttcatggttcaacagcacaaatctgcaccagggcttttattttgaaaaataccagaaacttttacactgctcccgtgtctgatttcctgtctgcggCTATCTGAACGCATTCTGGGTGCGTGAAGCATCAAAAATAGACCCGGTGCGTAAATTTAGCGGAGACAACGTGCTTCTGGGACTCTTCCGATACGTGCTGCAGCGCACCCGgtataaaacaaaccactgaataaaatggctgcgaATGGCTGCGAATAGCTGCGCAGGCCGTGGCGCAGCGTAACGTGCTGCACACGCACCCGGTACAAAACAAACCAttgaataaattatataaattattttactcTAATGCAAACACAATTTAAACGGTGGTGAATTAAGAACACGAGAGTTCCTGTAGAATGGGACTCAATGGGAGGAAAAAGTCGACTTTGTGATTCTTGGAGCTTTTTAGCTCAAAATCTGTACGTCCCAGCTAAAAATGAGCTGAGGTCCTATTGAAGCCAACTGAATCTGCTCTGTTTTGGTATATAATTGTGAATGTAGAGCTAAAGCTCTGGTCATGAGACACATTTGTTTGAGTGattttctgaataaaaattaaGAGTGCGCGCAAGAgagatttttgtgatttttcctAAATCGTAAAGTGCGATtgtgtggaaaatgtaaaagatatgaaaatgtCCTTTCAGACAGTCAacgttttattttttgtgacccgtttaaagtttgaatgatGTTTCTATGTGGAAGTATGGGTGAGTGTTAGGGATCCGAAGTGACCTGGGTTTTGGCTCATCTCAGACAAATCCCATTCTTTTTCAATGAGAAACAAATCGCAATTTTTTGCGAATAACGTAAACACCGCAAGACTTTTGTAGAGAAAAATTCATAGCACACCATTCCCGATGAAGAAGCACGTTTTGATATAACTTTTGTGGGTACAGAGTTAAAACTGTGGGAGGAGACACATGCAAAGTTTTgtgatgaaaacagaaaaatgtctgCCAATGCATTAGCACCCATAATAAGTgactttcagtgttttcactCAGTCCAACTCTAGAATAACTTTTACTCAGTGCTGCTGAATTATCTAATGAAGACAAAAAAGTTTTTGGAATATCTGGTAACATCATTGTGGAAGATCAGCAGAGTAACTGGTGTAGGTGCCTGGAAGCAGCATCCAGCGAGGGTTTGGTCTTTCCAACAAGGATGTGAAGGTGGTGAAGATCACATCAGGACTGTTTACTGGTTTCAGAATAGATCTGCTATCAGATCCACTGTTCTTGTAATAAGTAATAAATCTACTTCCTCACATTTTTTACTACAGCTGAAATCAGATGTATTACATGAATAAATCCAGTATATTTAGGCATTTGGTTTTCCTTTGATAAAACCTagaatatattaataatattcaGAAATGAACCCAGGCTgatgaacagaaaacagatcTGATTTCAGATCAATAATGAACCTATAAATGTATCAGACTATCGCGCTTGTACAAAATTCAGAATTTGATTGAATTCATTGAATGAATGTGACTTGGCTGCCCCACCGGACGTCGATTTACAGGAAGTGTAACTCAATGCAGTTCAGAGAATTTCATTCTCATCACATATCAATGAGAAAGTGATTTTTTGACCCAGGTAACCCAGTCTGAAGTCTTCATGGTGTGGAGAACTGTACCAGCAAGTTTATGCTAAACAAACACACTCCTGCCTCCAAGGCTACTTTACTTTCACATGATCCAAGATTCCTGATGAAGACTTGCACAAGCCAGAGAGAAAGAGTGTGATTGGACAGTCATCGTATGTTTAGGAGAGGATGTATGAGGGGACATCACATATTTCCAGTGGTGAGTAAAGTGTAATGTTACTGATTCCCGTTGCAACAAAAGACAGATTATAAATCTGTACACTTACCTGGAGGTGGTGTTTGAAATGTGAGGCAGCCTTGATGGAAGCAGACTGGAgccctgcagcagctgcaggttgCTCTGTGGGAACCGGTTCACCACCATGAACGTCCTTTTACGTGTTACTGTGCATTTTAAATCAAAAGCACAAAGCAGCTCCGGCCTTCAGCTTATTTCACAAGAGTGTAGTCTAAACTAAAGATCCACAATGTTTGGACCACCATACTGAAGACCTGGACAGAGCAAGGTATTCTGGGAAATGAAGTGCTGTCtcatcattttccacaatttGAAAGTTATTACAGTTTCAATGATCTGTTTTATAGAGGATGTTCTTAATGTTGATTtgattgaaaacaaaaaaactatttactaTAATAAAGAACGGTTTACATAAAGCCTGGGAACCATATCTGTATGAAGTTCACACGTGATACATGCTGCAAAGCTTCTTCTTTAAATATCCTCAGTTATGTATCAATTCCTTTGAATTTCATGGAATTCCAATTCTAATTCCGTCAATCAGAATCTGAATTGAaattccacttcctgtttccaatCTCAATTCAAATTCAAGAACTGAATTAGAATTTAGATGAAATTCTCCACTGAGTTCTGAATTTTGTACAAGCCTGACAAGCGCGATGGTGAAGCCGGTTTTAATCCGTCTAGATTTAATGTTTGGCTAAGGCAGtcttaaacttgtgtttttaggTCCAAACATTCATCCGCTGGCAGGTTAAACCTGCAAGCTGCTGCCAGCCTGGCCTCCAGATCAGGTCTGGAGCGAGGGGAAGGGTCATGGACCCAGTCCGCCATGGATTCTGCCCTCATACCTGATGCTCTCTTTGATGGAGTTGCCTTTGTAGTTCTTGAGATCCGTATCCAGTTTCTCCAGTTTGAGCAAAGCCTTCTTCCTGGTGGATTCTGCCCAGGCCGAGTCCAGGGGAGGAGGAACGGCTCCACCTTCAGGTACTGTGTCTGGTACACCCTGCACCTCTCTACAGGTGGGaagaaaggaaaattaaatcACCTATCTGCAGGATGGGAGCAGACTTCCTGAATTACACAAACACTTCTGCTCCAGAAGCAAAGCTTCGTTAGATAGCTTCgtatagaagaaagtctgtctatcctctttttgcaaaagttttgtttttctttcttttaaaatctaaaaatagaaataaaaatgtggtccCTAAGAAATAACAAgtttcctatagtagatattaAATTCTAAGTTGTCTTTTTCAACTGCAAGGCTGCACTAAGTAgcagtttttcagcaggacctggtctaatgtggtctggGTCCCCAAAAAACAGTGGACTGGCCCTTTTTGTATCTTACAGATCAGAAGCTAACTTCGTCTCTGAACATTTCTTCATCCACACTGACGGACAGAGCTGAAAAATGCAGGTGAGCCCCTCCCACCAGCGGACAGAGagctaaatatgtaaaataaatacgTTTCCAGCTCCAGCTGCACCAACGTCTCTGCTCCATCGTATCCAAAGAGCCGATAGTGTGGAtctaaactgcagctggatcccTACCACACCTTTTCCAAGACCCTGCTCaacttctgattggttagtAAAGAGACAGTGAGCGAAGCAGCGTTCCTGTCATACCACTGGTAGATGAACAAACCGTAACAATAGCTCACACAtcaaattctctcttttttttgacGCGGGACTTTACGCTCTGGATTCATCTGCTCTGGATTCATCTGCTTTGGATGCATCTGCATCTGAGACACAATAAACTGGTGATATCACAACCATGGCCAAGTCTTCTGGACTGAATTCTACTCATAAACAACAGGTACAACATTAGCCACCTAGCGCGTCATAaacaaagcagctacagacGGACGCCTCGCTAGAGCAGCACCGGGCTGGCTGCTACACCACACGTGTGCTCTAGATTCTTTATTTCcatgtgtcaaacagcagctggaagtcaaagctagccagatgttttcctgctttctaaagaaatgttcaaaagctTTTTATAATGTCTCCAAaaagaagcctcccaagtccaggtagaggtccaggtagaggtccaggtagaagtccaggtagaggtccaggtagaagtccaggtagaggtccagatagaagtccaggtagaggtccaggtagaggtccaggtagaagtcaaggtagaggtccaggtagaagtccaggtagaggtccaggtagaggtccaggtagaggtccaggtagaggtccaggtagaagtccaggtagaggtccaggtagaggtccaggtagaagtcaaggtagaggtccaggtagaagtccaggtagaggtccaggtagaggtccaggtagaggtccaggtagaagtccaggtagaggtccaggtagaagtccaggtagaggtccaggtagaggtccaggtagaggtccaggtagaagtccaggtagaggtccaggtagaagtcaaggtagaggtccaggtagaagtccaggtagaggtccaggtagaggtccaggtagaagtccaggtagaggtccaggtagaggtccaggtagaggtccaggtagaggtccaggtagaagtccaggtagaggtccaggtagaagtccaggtagaggtccaggtagaggtttaggtagaagtccaggtagaggtccaggtagaagtccaggtagaggtccaggtagaggtccaggtagaagtccaggtagaggtccaggtagaagtccaggtagaggtccaggtagaggtccaggtagaagtccaggtagaggtccaggtagaggtccaggtagaagtccaggtagaggtccaggtagaggtccaggtagaggtccaggtagaagtccaggtagaagtccaggtagaagtccaggtagaggtccaggtagaagtccaggtagaggtccaggtagaggtccaggtagaggtccaggtagaagtccaggtagaggtccaggtagaagtCCAGGTAGAAGTCCAGGTAGAAGTCCTGGTAGAAGTCCAGGtagaagtccaggtagaggtcctggtagaggtccaggtagaagtccaggtagaggtccaggtagaagtccaggtagaggtccaggcagaggtccaggcagaggtccaggtagaagtccaggtagaagtccaggtagaggtctaggcagaggtccaggtagaagtccaggtagaagtccaggtagaggtccaggtagaggtccaggtagaggtccaggtagaggtccaggtagaggtccaggtagaggtccaggtagaagtCCAGGCAGAGTCCAGGtagaagtccaggtagaggttcaggcagaggtccaggtagaagtCCATGTAGAGGTTCAggcagaggtccaggtagaggtccaggtagaagtCCAGGCAGAGTCCAGGtagaagtccaggtagaggttcaggcagaggtccaggtagaagtCCATGTAGAGGTTCAggcagaggtccaggtagaagtCCAGGTAAAGTCGAgatagaggtccaggtagaagtCCAGGTAAAaatccaggtagaggtccaggtaaaAGTCTACAtacaagtccaggtagaggtccaggtaaaAGTCTAGAtacaagtccaggtagaggtccaggtaaaAGACCAGGTAGAGGTTCAGGTAAAaatccaggtagaggtccaggtaaaAGTCTAGAtacaagtccaggtagaggtcctggtagaggtccaggtaaaagaccaggtagaggtcctggtagaggtccagACAGAAGTCCAGGTCGAGATCCAGGTAAAGGTCCAGATAGAAATCCAGGTAGAGGTCCGGGTAGAGGTCCAGATAGAAGTCCAGGtacaggtccaggtagaggaccagatagaagtccaggtagaggtccagatagaagtccaggtagaggtccggATAGAGGTCCAGAtacaagtccaggtagaggaccagatagaagtccaggtagaggtccagatagaagtccaggtccaggtagagaACCAGAtagaagtccaggtagaggtctgGGTAGAGGTCCAGATAGAAGTCCAGGtacaggtccaggtagaggaccaaatagaagtccaggtagaggtccagatAGAAGTCCAGGtacaggtccaggtagaggaccagatagaagtccaggtagaggtccagatAGAAGTCCAGGtacaggtccaggtagaggaccagatagaagtccaggtagaggtccggGTAGAGGTCCAGATAGAAGTCCAAGTACAGGTCCAGATAGAAGTCCAGTTACAGGTCCTGGAGCCTTTCATCccttttctctgagagaaatctagttcatatgtaggatttattcaTTCTGCACACAGCAGCGGTGTAGATGGAATTTACTTTGCTCATTTAGTTATGTtggcatcagaagatgctaaaACTTAAAGACCTACAGGGTGTGTTCATGTGGTTTcacacatttatagtgttggGAAATCCTGAGTATTTCTTTGATAATACCAAGTAAATCTAGAATTGTGACATTCCTGGAGAGGGATTCCCTCAGTTTTAGATTCTTCCTGCTTCTATGAGAGAATCAGGCGGAACTTTGCTCCAGTTCAGCAGAAGTCTTGTTTTTCCAGGCGTTCACTGCATGTTGTGCTTCTCTTTGTGGGAAAAAGCAACCAGATCATCAGCCTGCCACAGACTCATTTTATCGCCTGAGCACGTTTGCTAACAAAGGTTTGCTAAGGTGAACGAGGGTAGGTGTCATATCTACAGGCGAGGTGACGTTGAGCCGACTGATCAGCTGAGATGTTGCTAAAGTTTGCCGTTTGAGGCATCTTCATGCAGAAGACCTGGAGATTTCACTCATGAATATTTCACATGTGAAGTTGCTGCTACGTTGGTTTAATACTACATCTTTAATTCAGATTACCTtccatttttactttaatactAGAAAGTTTAAATCTTTATACCGTGTGGCCTCGGTGAGTTTACGGTGGATCTCTTCATAGGCGTCGACATTAAAGGTTCTCTGGACGAAGGTAAGGGCCATCTTGAGGGCCTCCACTCGGAGCTGAGGGCAGTGCTCAGCGATGAACTGAAGCCTCTCGATGCGCATTAATCCACTGTAGCTGGTGGCATACTGTTCCAGGTCCTACAGACAGGAAACACCATCACatgtctccatggaaacgttcAGGCAGGACAGACGTGACAGAGAGTGGACATGACCGTTACCAGAGTTGGGTTCTCCACGATGTAGTTGATGTCCGGAGCGTTCTGTTGGTCCTCTTGAGGGTCTGCATCAATCTGCATGGGCTCCACAGACCCCTGCAGAACAAAAGCAGACATGAGCTTCCTAAAAGAACAATTTTACCAGGGCCTGGAATTCATTTCTCCCCCTACATGCATCACATAGGGGGAATTTACAGACTTTTTGGGGGGGTATTACTGGGGAGCTTAACTACGGTCCTGCAGTGTCCTACTCGTACCTCAGATtaatgcagctttaatttgtCATCTCTTTCTCCTCTCAGACATCTCTCTGGTCTTATCTCCAGGCTCTGAACCTGCTCACATATCAGTCTTTACCAACTTGGTATAAAAACTATCTCTATTGCTGTAATTTGTCGACTCTTCCAGCTGCGTCTCACATCATTTTCTCTTCAGGCTCTATTCTATCCTCCTTCATCTCAGTTCCAGTAAAATCAAACT from the Melanotaenia boesemani isolate fMelBoe1 chromosome 2, fMelBoe1.pri, whole genome shotgun sequence genome contains:
- the gps1 gene encoding COP9 signalosome complex subunit 1: MPLPVQVFNFQGSVEPMQIDADPQEDQQNAPDINYIVENPTLDLEQYATSYSGLMRIERLQFIAEHCPQLRVEALKMALTFVQRTFNVDAYEEIHRKLTEATREVQGVPDTVPEGGAVPPPLDSAWAESTRKKALLKLEKLDTDLKNYKGNSIKESIRRGHDDLGDHYLDCGDLSNALKCYSRARDYCTSAKHVINMCLNVIKVSVYLQNWSHVLSYVNKAESTPEIAEQRGERDSQNQAVLTKLKCAAGLAELASRKYKPAAKCFLQASFDHCDCPELLSPSNVAVYGGLCALATFDRQELQRNVISSSSFKLFLELEPQIRDIIFKFYESKYASCLKLLDEMKDNLLLDMYLAPHIRTLYSQIRNRALIQYFSPYVSADMTKMAQAFNTTVVALEDELTQLILEGLVNARIDSHSKILYARDVDQRSTTFEKSLHMGKEFQRRAKAMILRAAVLRNQIHVKSPPREGSQGELTPANSQTRMSTNM